The Mytilus edulis chromosome 12, xbMytEdul2.2, whole genome shotgun sequence genome contains a region encoding:
- the LOC139498494 gene encoding carbohydrate sulfotransferase 1-like isoform X2 produces the protein MRKQIFLKESYMEMGLRFAILLLVLMSVVLTGILYMKSQEIGKLRYLDSTTVRCDCGHHSINTTTPAINETRPSPVIILTYARSGSSFLGDIIRQTEEVFYVFEPLHFLRISHRSMTFLNGTTRNSYQYLTEANNVINSFITCQLINLPLEFWNAGFENMHGYQLQAFYTKFTSERLVRYLKRMEFQFAVEKLQSECLKSKVVVIKTIRVPLFIVQGLFSQLKDLKILHLVRDPRPTIISQKKHIREIDSVSDYAANLCFRISNDILMSNLLTVFYPFSIVRIRYEILTTNPIEMSKGIYQFLNLTFTDEIQNVILMKTSSGKSGKGPLTTVKGNSTEMANKWRYSANYSFVESIDNQCQYLYKKIGYIQINNTAMLQNTSISLFHRINPGGNGRISGYGPLRTIVGAPMFQDFHHKTSELTV, from the exons GAAAATTAAGATATCTTGATAGTACAACAGTAAGATGTGATTGTGGACATCATAGTATAAATACAACAACACCAGCAA TTAATGAAACCAGACCTTCTCCTGTTATTATATTGACGTACGCTAGAAGTGGCTCATCCTTTCTTGGAGATATAATTCGACAAACAGAAGAAGTATTTTATGTGTTTGAACCGTTACATTTCTTACGGATTTCACATAGAAGTATGACATTTTTAAATGGAACAACAAG AAACAGTTATCAGTATCTAACAGAGGCAAACAACGTCATCAATAGCTTTATTACGTGTCAGCTTATTAATCTACCGTTAGAATTTTGGAATGCCGGCTTTGAAAATATGCATGGGTATCAATTACAGgcattttatacaaaatttaccTCAGAGCGGTTAGTAAGATATTTGAAACGAATGGAATTTCAATTTGCAGTTGAAAAATTACAATCAGAATGTCTGAAATCAAAAGTTGTTGTGATAAAAACAATCCGTGTACCATTGTTCATTGTTCAAGGCTTATTTTCacaattaaaagatttaaagatATTGCATCTCGTGCGTGATCCACGACCGACAATTATTTCCCAAAAAAAACATATCAGAGAAATTGATTCTGTTTCAGATTATGCGGCTAATCTTTGTTTTCGAATTTCAAATGACATTTTGATGTCTAATCTTCTCACAGTTTTCTATCCATTTAGTATAGTTCGAATACGGtatgaaattttaacaacaaATCCAATTGAAATGTCCAAAGGTATATACCAGTTTTTGAACTTAACTTTCACAGACGAAATTCAAAATGTGATTTTGATGAAGACATCATCTGGAAAATCTGGAAAGGGTCCTTTGACTACTGTAAAAGGTAACTCAACGGAAATGGCAAACAAATGGCGTTATTCCGCCAATTATTCGTTTGTTGAAAGTATTGATAACCAATGTCAATATTTATACAAGAAAATTGgttatattcaaattaataacACGGCTATGTTACAGAATACATCTATATCTTTATTTCACCGCATAAATCCAGGAGGAAATGGACGAATATCTGGATACGGCCCCCTACGAACAATTGTGGGAGCTCCAATGTTTCAGGATTTTCATCATAAAACATCAGAACTGACAGTGTGA